Proteins encoded together in one Polaribacter reichenbachii window:
- a CDS encoding VCBS repeat-containing protein — MYKSLILLLVFFVLFSCTTKEQSENTTTLFSKLLSEKSNVNFSNNLKETETLNYFKYTSIYMGGGVSVGDINNDGLIDIFFTGNQVSNKLYLNKGNLQFEDITEKANIPGDDRWYTGATMADVNNDGYLDIYCAVAGKNGIKNNQLYINNKDNTFTEKAKEYQIDNAANSVQATFFDYDNDGDLDLYVANYPIAHPSTSNMIYKNRMQNVSDNETDKLYRNDGTFFTDVTESAGVKNYSFSLGITASDINNDGWQDLYVSNDYSIPDFLYINNQDGTFKEVVKKATSQTSFYGMGIDISDINNDGFLDVFQVDMESNNNRRQKANMASMNPKLFFETVFYGFHYQYMHNSLQLNSGLIKDGIPKFSNISRLTGMSSTDWSWGPLFADFDNDSFKDLYVTNGTRREVNNKDFFKKIDKKEYDKYSLLEKTKMIPSEKIDNFMFKNLGNLNFDNVGKKWGLEHKGFSNGAAYADLDNDGDLEIIVNNIDEKATIFKNNSSENNTYLKIRFKGDIKNKFGLGNRVYAFVNNKKQMQELTLTRGFQSSVAPELHFGFDKEKRIDSLQIIWQTGKTETLKDIATNQLLTINYADALANSSKKEIKKNKVLFTEATNLPKPKHKENDFNDFDKQVLLPHKMSTLGPTLSVADVNNDGLEDYFIGGSFGVPAQLYLQKNGDFIKTKIPAIEKDKLSEDLGSLFFDADADGDQDLYVVSGGYEFAQNSSMLQDRFYENDGKGNFKKAINALPKLTESGSKAYQLDYNKDSKQDILVLGRQIPGKYPLAANSYLLENNSTQKNIKFEKTSTTLFTDLGMATSAVITDFNNDSWQDIIIVGEWMSIKIFKNNKGIFEDVSEKMGITKDATGWWWSINQGDFDNDGDVDYILGNNGLNYKYKATENETFDIYVNDFDKNNKNDIVLSYYNDGKQYPLRGRQCSSDQIPGIKNKFKNYDEFSTATLIDVYGKNNLENALHYQVKSFASIYLENKGDSFKIHQLPVEAQFSSIQKILVNDYDKDGNLDALIAGNLHNSEVETPRNDASYGLFLKGNGKGIFKATSVLESGFYTSGDVKEMSEITINNKKHIIVGKNNDEIQYLKINN, encoded by the coding sequence ATGTATAAATCTCTCATCTTACTTTTAGTCTTTTTTGTTCTTTTTAGTTGCACAACTAAAGAACAATCAGAAAATACAACAACCTTATTTTCTAAACTTTTATCAGAAAAATCGAATGTTAATTTTAGCAATAATTTAAAAGAAACAGAGACTTTAAATTATTTTAAATACACTTCTATTTATATGGGTGGTGGCGTTTCTGTAGGTGATATTAATAATGATGGATTAATAGATATTTTTTTTACAGGCAATCAAGTTAGTAATAAATTATACTTAAATAAAGGGAATTTACAATTCGAAGATATTACAGAAAAAGCAAATATTCCTGGTGATGATCGATGGTACACAGGTGCAACTATGGCAGATGTTAATAACGATGGTTATTTAGATATTTATTGCGCTGTTGCTGGTAAAAATGGTATTAAAAACAATCAACTTTATATTAATAATAAAGACAATACTTTTACAGAAAAAGCAAAGGAATATCAAATAGATAATGCTGCCAATTCAGTACAAGCTACTTTTTTTGATTATGATAATGATGGCGATTTAGACCTTTATGTTGCAAATTACCCAATTGCTCATCCATCAACATCAAATATGATTTACAAAAACAGAATGCAAAATGTTTCTGATAATGAAACAGATAAATTGTATAGAAATGATGGTACATTTTTTACGGATGTAACAGAAAGTGCTGGTGTTAAAAACTATAGTTTTTCTTTAGGCATTACTGCTTCTGATATTAATAATGATGGTTGGCAAGATCTATATGTTTCTAATGATTACAGCATTCCAGATTTTTTATACATCAACAACCAAGATGGTACTTTTAAAGAAGTTGTAAAAAAAGCAACTTCTCAAACTTCTTTTTACGGAATGGGAATAGACATTTCTGACATTAATAATGATGGTTTTTTAGATGTTTTTCAAGTAGATATGGAATCTAACAACAACCGTCGTCAAAAAGCAAATATGGCAAGTATGAATCCTAAATTGTTTTTTGAGACTGTTTTTTATGGTTTTCATTACCAATACATGCACAACTCTTTACAACTAAATTCAGGTTTAATAAAAGATGGAATTCCTAAATTTTCTAACATTTCTAGACTAACAGGTATGTCTTCTACAGATTGGAGTTGGGGACCTCTTTTTGCTGATTTTGATAATGATAGCTTTAAAGATTTATACGTTACAAACGGTACAAGAAGAGAAGTAAACAACAAAGATTTTTTTAAAAAAATAGATAAAAAAGAATATGATAAATATTCGTTATTAGAAAAAACAAAAATGATTCCTAGTGAAAAAATAGACAATTTTATGTTTAAAAACTTAGGTAATTTAAACTTTGATAATGTTGGCAAAAAATGGGGGTTAGAACACAAAGGTTTTTCTAACGGAGCTGCTTATGCTGATTTAGATAATGATGGCGATTTAGAAATTATTGTAAATAATATTGATGAAAAAGCAACTATTTTTAAGAATAACAGCTCAGAAAACAACACCTATTTAAAAATACGATTTAAAGGTGATATTAAAAATAAATTTGGATTGGGAAACAGAGTTTATGCATTTGTAAATAACAAAAAACAAATGCAAGAGCTCACATTAACAAGAGGTTTTCAATCTTCTGTTGCACCAGAACTTCATTTTGGATTTGATAAAGAAAAGAGAATTGATAGTTTGCAAATTATTTGGCAAACAGGAAAAACCGAAACTTTAAAAGACATTGCTACCAATCAACTTTTAACCATTAATTATGCTGATGCCTTAGCAAATTCATCAAAAAAAGAAATCAAAAAAAATAAGGTTTTATTTACAGAAGCTACCAATTTACCAAAACCAAAACATAAAGAAAACGACTTTAACGATTTTGATAAACAGGTTTTATTACCTCACAAAATGTCTACTTTAGGGCCTACGCTATCTGTTGCTGATGTAAATAATGATGGTTTGGAGGATTATTTTATTGGAGGATCTTTTGGTGTTCCTGCACAATTATATCTGCAAAAAAACGGCGATTTTATAAAAACTAAAATTCCGGCTATAGAAAAAGATAAATTATCAGAAGATTTGGGTTCCTTATTTTTTGATGCTGATGCTGATGGAGATCAAGATTTATATGTGGTGAGCGGAGGTTATGAATTTGCTCAGAATTCATCGATGTTGCAAGATAGATTTTACGAAAATGATGGAAAAGGTAATTTTAAAAAAGCAATAAATGCATTACCAAAACTTACAGAAAGCGGATCTAAAGCCTATCAACTAGATTATAATAAAGATAGTAAACAAGATATTTTAGTTTTAGGCAGGCAAATTCCTGGCAAATATCCGCTTGCGGCAAACAGCTATTTATTAGAAAATAATTCTACACAAAAAAACATAAAATTTGAAAAAACCTCAACTACACTTTTTACTGATTTAGGAATGGCCACAAGTGCAGTAATCACAGATTTTAATAATGATTCTTGGCAAGATATTATTATTGTTGGTGAGTGGATGTCAATCAAAATTTTTAAAAATAATAAAGGAATTTTTGAAGATGTTTCAGAAAAAATGGGAATCACAAAAGATGCCACTGGTTGGTGGTGGAGTATAAATCAAGGCGATTTTGACAATGATGGAGATGTGGATTATATACTGGGTAACAATGGTTTAAATTATAAATATAAAGCCACAGAAAATGAAACTTTTGATATTTATGTTAATGATTTCGACAAGAATAATAAAAATGATATTGTGTTAAGTTATTATAATGACGGCAAACAATATCCACTTCGTGGAAGACAATGTTCATCAGATCAAATACCAGGTATCAAAAATAAATTTAAGAATTATGACGAATTTTCTACTGCTACTTTAATTGATGTATACGGTAAAAATAATTTAGAAAACGCTTTACATTATCAAGTAAAATCTTTTGCCAGTATTTACTTAGAAAATAAAGGAGATTCTTTTAAAATTCATCAACTACCAGTTGAAGCACAATTTTCTAGCATTCAAAAAATATTGGTGAATGATTATGATAAAGATGGTAATTTAGATGCTTTAATTGCAGGAAACCTACATAATTCTGAAGTAGAAACGCCAAGAAACGATGCTAGTTACGGTTTATTTTTAAAAGGAAATGGTAAAGGAATTTTTAAAGCAACATCGGTTTTAGAAAGTGGTTTTTATACTTCTGGTGATGTAAAAGAAATGTCTGAAATAACAATAAATAATAAAAAACACATCATCGTTGGTAAAAATAATGATGAAATACAATATTTAAAAATCAATAATTAA
- a CDS encoding RagB/SusD family nutrient uptake outer membrane protein: MKKIFLTIIVVLFFGVFSCSDEFTENPRLNVQDLETFFLEEENVESAIIGIYDLMQFNYGRDWHSVFLVKLLPGDDANAAGGNSEDQAQLQDIDDYANVSSSNVSIASVWDLFYRTISLSNLVIENIKDTNLSNKDRALAEAKFMRAWSYFELTTMFGDIPLRLTVPTSAEEFGIAKSSRADVYAQIQLDLTDAIASLPEKGALADNFRVSKGAAQALMGKVLVFQEKYSEAIPYFQTVISNTAHDLEANPADVWGINNEFGIESLFEIGYVSTTARDWGNLAWGGRNESNLHIQLMGPRGDGIFDLTGTGLINGWGFNLPTSKLVTAFETAGDVDRKAATLITEAELIAAGGGVDPSAASGGVIWDYEGAIRIKYATNPDDSSDDGVKELNYSTNFRLFRYAEVLLLAAEAYNKAGQDDAARTELNKIRNRAGLADIDASTSGNALFEAIVNEKFLELAHEGQRFWDLVRWGKASTELAGTNYSSTNDLFPIPITEIDKNSELTIADQNPGY; this comes from the coding sequence ATGAAAAAAATATTTTTAACAATTATTGTAGTTCTTTTCTTCGGAGTTTTCTCTTGTAGTGATGAATTTACAGAAAATCCAAGACTAAATGTTCAAGATTTAGAAACATTTTTTCTTGAAGAAGAAAATGTAGAATCTGCCATAATAGGTATTTACGATTTAATGCAATTTAACTATGGTAGAGATTGGCACAGTGTCTTTTTAGTAAAACTATTACCTGGTGATGATGCTAATGCTGCTGGGGGTAACTCAGAAGATCAAGCTCAATTACAAGATATTGACGATTACGCAAATGTATCATCATCAAATGTTTCTATTGCTAGTGTTTGGGATCTATTTTACAGAACCATATCTTTATCTAATTTAGTAATAGAAAATATTAAAGATACTAACCTGAGTAATAAAGACAGAGCTTTAGCTGAAGCCAAATTTATGAGAGCTTGGTCTTATTTCGAGTTAACAACTATGTTTGGCGATATTCCTTTACGTTTAACTGTACCTACAAGTGCAGAAGAATTTGGAATTGCAAAATCTTCTAGAGCAGATGTTTATGCTCAAATACAATTAGATCTAACAGACGCAATTGCTTCATTACCAGAAAAAGGAGCCTTAGCAGATAATTTTCGAGTTTCTAAAGGTGCAGCACAAGCTTTAATGGGTAAAGTATTGGTTTTTCAAGAAAAATATTCTGAAGCAATCCCATATTTTCAAACTGTAATCAGCAATACTGCTCACGATTTAGAAGCAAATCCTGCAGATGTTTGGGGCATAAATAACGAATTCGGCATCGAATCTTTATTCGAAATTGGTTATGTATCTACAACTGCTAGAGATTGGGGAAATCTTGCTTGGGGTGGTAGAAACGAAAGTAATTTACATATACAGTTAATGGGACCTAGAGGAGATGGTATTTTCGATCTTACTGGTACAGGGTTAATTAATGGATGGGGTTTTAATTTACCAACTAGTAAGTTAGTAACCGCTTTTGAAACTGCTGGTGATGTAGATCGAAAAGCAGCAACCTTAATAACAGAAGCAGAATTAATTGCTGCTGGTGGTGGCGTAGATCCATCAGCGGCTTCTGGTGGTGTTATTTGGGATTACGAAGGGGCTATAAGAATTAAATACGCTACAAACCCAGACGACTCAAGCGATGATGGAGTTAAAGAATTAAATTACAGTACAAATTTTAGACTGTTTAGATACGCAGAAGTGCTATTATTAGCTGCAGAGGCTTATAATAAAGCTGGCCAAGATGATGCAGCAAGAACCGAATTAAATAAAATTAGAAACAGAGCTGGCTTAGCAGATATTGATGCTTCAACTTCTGGAAACGCTTTATTCGAAGCTATTGTAAACGAAAAATTCTTAGAATTAGCGCACGAAGGGCAACGTTTTTGGGATTTAGTACGTTGGGGAAAAGCTAGTACAGAATTAGCAGGTACTAATTACTCTTCTACAAACGATTTGTTTCCAATTCCGATTACTGAAATTGATAAAAATAGTGAGTTAACTATTGCTGATCAAAACCCTGGATATTAA
- a CDS encoding GntP family permease has translation MLGFWLLASVFFGIVILLVLILKLKIPAFIALLIASIAVGVFSGMHPLEIINTIKDGMGNTLGFVATVVGLGAMFGAILEHSGGAEALANYLLHKFGEKNASWALVITGFFVAIPVFFDVAFIILVPLIYSLQRKTKKSLLLYAIPLLAGLAITHAFIPPTPGPVAVADILKADLGWVILFGFIVGIPTAIVSGPLFSKYIAKKIFVEAPSIEKNQQFKDYPAVGLIIAIIGIPIVLIVSNTVLNSPLFAEGTIPNNIKNWLQMIGHPFSALIIANLIAWYLLGIKRGYHKETLLKITTKSMEAAGIIILLTGAGGVFKQVLINTGTGAMLANYFADKGISVLFFAFLAAVIVRVLQGSSTVAMITAAGITAPLLADSISEIDKALMVIAIAAGASIMSHVNDSGFWLVSKYLHIDEKQTFKSWSVMTILLSLVGFTSVMILSLIF, from the coding sequence ATGTTAGGTTTTTGGTTGCTTGCCTCTGTGTTTTTTGGTATTGTAATATTATTGGTACTTATTTTAAAATTAAAAATCCCTGCTTTTATAGCCTTATTAATTGCTAGTATAGCTGTAGGTGTTTTTTCTGGAATGCATCCTTTAGAAATTATTAATACCATAAAAGATGGTATGGGTAATACTTTGGGGTTTGTGGCAACTGTGGTTGGTTTGGGAGCAATGTTTGGTGCAATTTTAGAACATTCTGGAGGTGCAGAAGCTTTGGCTAATTATCTATTGCATAAATTTGGAGAGAAAAATGCTTCTTGGGCATTGGTAATTACTGGTTTTTTTGTGGCAATTCCTGTTTTTTTTGATGTTGCTTTTATCATTTTAGTACCATTGATTTATTCTTTACAGCGTAAAACTAAAAAATCATTATTGTTGTATGCTATTCCTCTATTAGCAGGTTTGGCAATTACGCATGCATTTATTCCTCCAACTCCTGGTCCAGTTGCTGTAGCAGATATTTTAAAAGCAGATTTGGGATGGGTTATTTTATTCGGATTTATTGTTGGAATTCCTACTGCAATTGTTAGTGGCCCATTATTTTCAAAATATATTGCTAAAAAAATATTTGTAGAAGCACCATCCATAGAAAAAAATCAGCAGTTTAAAGATTATCCTGCAGTGGGTTTAATAATTGCTATTATTGGTATTCCAATTGTGTTAATAGTTAGCAATACCGTTTTAAATAGTCCTTTATTTGCAGAAGGTACTATTCCTAATAACATCAAAAATTGGTTACAGATGATTGGACATCCATTTTCTGCGTTAATAATTGCCAATTTAATTGCTTGGTATTTATTAGGGATTAAAAGAGGTTATCATAAAGAAACATTATTAAAAATTACCACAAAATCTATGGAAGCTGCTGGTATCATTATTCTGTTAACTGGTGCTGGTGGAGTTTTTAAACAAGTGTTAATCAACACAGGAACAGGAGCAATGTTAGCAAATTATTTTGCAGATAAAGGCATAAGCGTTTTGTTTTTTGCTTTTTTAGCGGCTGTAATAGTTCGTGTTCTACAAGGTTCATCAACAGTTGCTATGATAACAGCAGCTGGAATTACAGCTCCACTTTTAGCGGATTCTATTTCTGAAATAGACAAAGCACTTATGGTAATTGCCATTGCAGCTGGTGCATCCATAATGTCTCACGTTAATGATAGTGGTTTTTGGTTGGTCAGTAAATATTTACATATTGATGAAAAACAAACGTTTAAAAGTTGGTCTGTAATGACCATTTTACTTTCGCTTGTTGGTTTTACCAGTGTTATGATTTTATCATTAATATTTTAA
- a CDS encoding SusC/RagA family TonB-linked outer membrane protein, translated as MQNVFSQNKTITGQVKDTSGNLLPGVSVLIKGTQKGTNTDFDGNYSLDNVSPKDELVFTFIGMNAITILVGNQTKIDVVLQENLESLNEIVVVGYGSKKKSLVTGAISSIDSKQIKSSSNQRVEAVLQGRTSGVTVSSSSGSPGSGAKIRIRGAGSSGNSEPLFIVDGMKASSIADIAPADIANIEILKDAASAAIYGTEGANGVVIITTKRGKKGGLKVSYNSQLGIQTLKTNMELMNASQFVQYMNEAGITSVVDNGYDTNWIDETFSTALMHRNDINLSGATDKFSYYTSASHLDQDGIITGNNDSFKRTTIRINLKADITKWLEFGVNSTYSSSDKSGIPENSDTRGVIQNALILDPLTPVTYANGQVPQFVIDNANNNDVPLLTDNNGNVYGYPSYSTGEVINPVAYANVINKTTVDSYQWLTSTYLKFKPFDGFSFTSRFGYDENQWDTKNTINPYYVTSEAANTAYTGSQNIVESKRWLWENFASYEKEIGNHSFKLLAGYSAENTRVKTIISRSGSTSIANFTGFDFDLPDFNTQINLVDPSPDNMVSMFGRFSYDYAGKYLFEASLRRDKSDKFPTANKAGTFPAFSTGWVVSKEGFWKEDSKLDYLKLRASWGQNGSRSNLSGNSDKTYITSIINGQTIDYLGSTGAQITGYSNLNLVWETSEQLDLGIDLRAFDSRLSFSIDYYKKTTRDAIVSDGSLITPGSAGFVSNEFNAGTIENKGFEFELGYGDTTENGLRYNINANLSTLQNKVTEILFVPEGTSLTGAGAPQNADGITRFTEGQPSWYFYGYQTNGIDPATGEVIIVDTDGVNGITNADKTNIGSPHPDVLFGGNISLGYKDFDFNLQFQGTIGNDIISTYHQPSRAITNKPLHYFTERWQNPGDVATYPGAGSVIGSYQTDLMVEDGSFMRIKQIQFGYTLPEHIVKRIRAKNLRIYVSLDDYFTFTKYKGLDPEVGNFNFNSIGVDRGFFPTAAKAIFGLSLDF; from the coding sequence ATGCAAAATGTTTTTTCACAAAACAAAACAATTACAGGTCAAGTAAAAGATACTTCTGGTAATCTTTTGCCTGGGGTATCTGTTCTAATTAAAGGAACTCAAAAAGGAACAAATACAGATTTTGATGGTAACTACTCATTAGACAATGTATCACCTAAAGATGAGTTAGTTTTTACTTTTATAGGAATGAATGCTATTACAATTCTTGTAGGTAACCAAACCAAAATTGATGTAGTCTTACAAGAAAATTTAGAATCTTTAAATGAAATTGTAGTGGTTGGTTATGGTAGCAAGAAAAAAAGCTTAGTAACAGGTGCTATTTCTAGTATCGACTCAAAACAAATTAAAAGCTCATCTAATCAAAGAGTAGAAGCTGTTTTACAAGGTAGAACTTCTGGTGTTACTGTATCTTCATCTTCAGGTTCTCCTGGCTCTGGTGCTAAAATAAGAATTCGTGGAGCAGGTTCTAGTGGTAACTCAGAACCTCTTTTTATTGTTGATGGTATGAAAGCATCATCTATTGCAGACATTGCTCCTGCAGATATAGCAAACATCGAAATTTTAAAAGATGCCGCTTCTGCTGCAATTTACGGTACAGAAGGTGCTAATGGTGTAGTTATTATTACAACTAAAAGAGGTAAAAAAGGCGGATTAAAAGTTTCTTATAACAGCCAATTAGGTATACAAACGTTAAAAACAAATATGGAGTTAATGAATGCTTCGCAATTTGTACAATACATGAACGAGGCTGGTATAACAAGTGTGGTAGATAATGGTTATGACACAAACTGGATAGACGAAACTTTTTCTACAGCTTTAATGCATAGAAATGACATTAACTTATCTGGTGCAACAGATAAATTTTCTTACTACACCTCTGCCTCTCATTTAGACCAAGATGGTATAATAACAGGGAACAATGATTCGTTTAAAAGAACTACAATTAGAATAAATTTAAAAGCAGACATTACAAAGTGGTTAGAGTTTGGTGTAAATTCTACATATTCTTCTTCAGACAAAAGTGGTATACCAGAAAATAGCGATACAAGAGGTGTAATACAAAATGCCTTAATCTTAGACCCTTTAACACCTGTAACTTATGCAAATGGTCAGGTTCCTCAATTTGTTATCGATAATGCAAATAATAATGATGTACCTTTACTAACAGATAATAATGGTAATGTTTACGGTTATCCAAGTTACTCTACAGGAGAAGTAATTAACCCTGTAGCTTATGCAAATGTTATCAATAAAACAACTGTAGATTCTTATCAATGGTTAACATCAACTTATTTAAAATTTAAGCCTTTTGATGGTTTTTCATTTACTTCTAGATTTGGTTATGATGAAAATCAATGGGATACAAAAAATACAATTAATCCTTATTATGTTACTTCAGAAGCAGCAAACACTGCCTATACAGGTTCTCAAAATATTGTAGAATCTAAAAGATGGTTGTGGGAAAATTTTGCTTCTTACGAAAAAGAAATTGGCAATCATTCTTTTAAATTATTGGCAGGTTATTCTGCAGAAAACACAAGAGTAAAAACCATAATCTCTAGAAGCGGATCTACATCTATTGCAAACTTTACTGGTTTCGATTTCGATTTACCAGATTTTAACACACAAATTAATTTAGTAGACCCATCACCAGACAATATGGTTTCTATGTTTGGTAGATTTTCTTATGATTATGCTGGTAAATATCTGTTCGAAGCTTCTTTAAGAAGAGATAAATCAGATAAATTTCCAACAGCAAATAAAGCAGGTACGTTTCCAGCATTTTCTACAGGTTGGGTAGTTTCTAAAGAAGGTTTTTGGAAAGAAGATTCTAAATTAGATTACCTTAAGTTAAGAGCCAGTTGGGGGCAAAATGGAAGCAGAAGTAACTTAAGTGGTAATTCTGATAAAACCTATATTACCTCAATTATTAACGGACAAACTATCGATTATTTAGGTAGTACAGGTGCACAAATTACAGGATACTCTAACCTTAACTTAGTTTGGGAAACCTCAGAACAACTAGATTTAGGGATAGATTTAAGAGCATTCGATAGTAGATTAAGTTTTTCTATAGATTATTATAAAAAAACAACTAGAGATGCTATTGTAAGCGATGGTAGTTTAATTACACCTGGTTCTGCTGGTTTTGTTTCTAACGAATTTAATGCTGGTACAATAGAAAATAAAGGTTTCGAATTTGAATTAGGCTATGGAGACACAACAGAAAACGGTCTTAGATATAATATTAATGCAAATCTATCTACTTTACAAAATAAAGTAACAGAAATTCTTTTTGTTCCAGAAGGTACTTCTCTTACAGGAGCAGGTGCTCCTCAAAACGCAGACGGAATAACAAGATTTACAGAAGGGCAACCTTCATGGTACTTTTATGGTTACCAAACCAATGGAATTGATCCTGCAACTGGCGAGGTAATAATAGTAGATACAGATGGTGTTAATGGTATTACTAATGCCGATAAAACAAATATTGGCTCACCACATCCAGATGTTTTATTTGGGGGTAATATTAGCTTGGGTTACAAAGATTTCGATTTTAATTTGCAATTTCAAGGTACAATTGGTAATGATATTATTTCTACTTATCATCAACCTTCTAGAGCTATTACAAACAAACCTTTACATTACTTTACAGAAAGATGGCAAAATCCAGGTGATGTAGCTACATATCCAGGTGCAGGTAGTGTTATTGGCTCTTATCAAACAGATTTAATGGTAGAAGATGGTTCTTTTATGAGAATTAAACAAATTCAATTTGGCTACACATTACCAGAGCATATTGTAAAAAGAATTCGTGCTAAAAATTTAAGAATATATGTTTCTTTAGATGACTATTTTACTTTTACAAAATACAAAGGTTTAGATCCTGAAGTTGGTAATTTTAACTTTAACAGTATAGGAGTTGATAGAGGTTTTTTCCCTACAGCAGCAAAAGCAATATTCGGATTATCACTAGACTTTTAA